A genomic stretch from Eubacterium sulci ATCC 35585 includes:
- a CDS encoding 1,3-beta-glucan synthase regulator — MSIEKVYDYFRNYDRDTYQVFACGGNSPSEEDIKAYEDEFKVKLPEDFKEFTMSPLGGLYMEVREEIWPMAKEYEVAPFWEFCRGIMVYGISNEVPEFLDIRVKTKQIHDEGFTDYIPFFSVIGDGDQIFCFDREGKIVIFNWYETIDVEGDFESFLLNQISELEERKNDKVEKLRERNNKDK, encoded by the coding sequence ATGTCTATCGAAAAAGTTTATGATTATTTTAGAAACTATGACCGTGATACATATCAGGTATTCGCATGTGGAGGCAATTCACCATCAGAAGAAGATATAAAGGCATATGAGGATGAGTTCAAGGTAAAGTTACCTGAAGACTTTAAGGAGTTTACTATGTCTCCTCTAGGCGGTCTATATATGGAGGTTAGAGAAGAAATCTGGCCAATGGCAAAAGAGTACGAAGTTGCTCCGTTTTGGGAGTTTTGCCGTGGAATCATGGTTTATGGTATATCAAATGAAGTACCTGAATTTCTAGATATACGCGTCAAGACGAAACAAATTCATGATGAAGGATTTACGGACTACATTCCTTTCTTTTCGGTAATAGGAGATGGAGATCAAATTTTTTGCTTTGATAGAGAAGGAAAGATAGTTATTTTCAATTGGTATGAAACAATAGATGTTGAAGGTGACTTTGAGAGCTTCCTCCTAAATCAAATCTCAGAGTTAGAAGAACGCAAGAATGATAAAGTAGAAAAGCTAAGGGAAAGAAATAACAAAGATAAGTAG